From Acidianus brierleyi:
ATGGTGACGCTAGAAGAGCATTAGATCTTTTACGTGTAGCTGGTGAAATAGCTGAGAGATTAAAGTGTAATAGCATCTCAACTGAACATGTGGAAAAGGCTAGAATAGAAATTGAAAGAGATAGAGTATATGAAGTTATAGCTAGTCTTCCATTTCACTCAAAGCTAGTTCTAGTGTCAATAATTTATGGTACCGAAAATAAAAACACAATGACCACTGGAGAAGTTTATGAGCTTTATAAATCGTTGACAAAAACATTAGGAACGGAAATAGTTACGCAAAGACGCGTTAGTGATATAATAAATGAACTTGATATGGTAGGTATAATAACGGCTAAGGTGGTAAACAGGGGAAGATATGGAAAGACAAAAGAAATAAATCTAGCTGTAGATAAGATGATAGCTATTAAAGCGTTAATTGAAAATGATGAAAGACTTGCTAGTATCTGGAATAGATGATGGATATTTTCCTGTAAAATATAAAGGGAAAAAAGGGAAAGCGCCATTAGTCTCTGTTACTTATAACGATTATAAACTAATAGATGTAGATGTAGATTTCATATATGTTGATGGTGATGAAGCTACTATAAAGTTTAATAATTTGCGAAGAGGAGACGTCTCTATATTATACAGTATAATAGTAGGTGGATTTAATTATATAATTCCTTCAGGTAAATATATTATATTTTATGGTAAAAAACCTAATATTACTGAAATAGATAGAGCATTAAAACTTCATTTTGATGATAAACGTAGAGAAGTTATATTATATTATATTTCCAATTTAATTAAAGTGCCAACTAAAAAAGGTAGTGTATATATAAACACAAACCTAGAAATTAGCAAGGCAATCGATATAATAGAATTTTACCAAGTAAATTCTAAATATCCTGAACCTATTCAGACTGCTCACGTAATAGGTAAAGGAATAGGTCAACATGTTAATTCTTCTTGAATTTTTTTAGATAGCTTTATTCTTTCTTCTCTTTCTTTCAAGTCATTATCTACGATAACTTTTTCCTTATCATTAGCCGGTATTAGCTTTGGGATATTCCTAGGTTTTCCATTTTCATCTATAGCTACAAACGAAAATGTAGTCGATGTTACTAACCTTTTTTCACTTGTAAAATGGTTAATTGCATATACTTTGGCTCCTACGTCAAGAGAGGTATTTCCAGTATATTGTACTGCACCTTGTATTTCTAAAATGTCACCAATTCTTACTGGAGTTATAAAATCTGCCGATCCGGCACTTGCTGTAAAAGTATTTCCTTTCGAATAAAGCTTAGCTACTATTGCTAAAGCTTCATCGAGCATTGTATACATTTTCCCTGCATATAATATACCATTGCCAAATCCATGTTCAGGATATATTGTTCTAATATAACTTTTTACGAAAGAAGCATATTTTAACGGTTCATCATAATCTACTGATATTCTTTTCTTTCTTTCCATTCTTTTTTCTTTTCTTATATTTGCTTCAGTATCTGCTGGAATCTTAATCTCTAGTTTTCTTGGTTTATTATTCTCATCTACTGCAACGTAAGTCATTAATGCAGCAGAGGCTAATTCTTCTTTCTCTCCTCTTTTTATACAACCTTTAACTTCTATTTCTACAGAACTTTTCCATGAAGCTTTTGGTAAAGCTACTATTCTTAATATATCGCCTAATCTAGCTGGTTTAAAAAGATATATATAATCTACAGACGCTAACAAGTAATTCCCTTGGCTGATACTTGACATTAGGATTCCAGCACTGTCGATCATCCAGCTCATATATATTCCGCCATGTAATGTTCCAAAATGATTTGTATGCCATGGAAATACATTATAATACGTTTCCAATTTTTTACCACCTTTTGTCGGTGCCTGCTATTTCTTTTAGTCTTTCGTCCCCTTTTATACTTTTTATATATGTATAAACACTATTAGGTACTAATTCTTTCCATTCTTCTCCAGTTATGATCATTTTTCTTATTAAAGTCGAATTATATTTTTCCCTGTTGAATATCGGTGGTTCTTCTACTGCTAGGTTAGCCTCTTTAAATAATCTAATAACTAACGGATTTCTAGCTATAACAAGATTAAAAGATGGCACATATGTTTTTACATGATATGCCCATACACTATTCATCAATATATCTGGAATTGGAATCAAAAAATATCTACTAGAATCTATTTCGTATTCTTCTAGCGCAGTTTTTATCATTTCGATTCTTTCACCTGCAGTAAAAGGATTTGATAATGTGTGACTCTCTTGAGAACTCCCAATTAGTATTATAATTTGATCAGCTTTCTCTAGAGACCATTTTATAACACTTAAATGTCCTAAGTGAAATGGCTGAAATCTTCCTGGATAGAGAGCTCTAAGCAAATTTTGTCACCTATTTTAGCTTTTATTAACTCTGAGGCGTTACCCATATTAATTCCTATTTCAAGAAATCCATACCCGTTCTTATAAGCTAATAATTCGCCTTTTTTACCTTCACCGAAAGTATTAACGTACCTTATATTAAATTTATTAGAATTAATTAAAACGTACCTTATATTGTTTATTCTCTCTTTAATACTAGTAGCCACGTTTCCAAAATGATCTATATAAATTACATTTCCACAAATGATGTTATTATTCTTTGTTTGAATAAATTCTAATTTTTCTATTTCATTCATGTTAAGCTTATTTCCAAAAGTTTCTAAATCTATACCTAATGATAAAAATGCTGCCACAGCTGCAAATATATCTCTCCCATGGAATGTTCTTGATATTTCTCTACTAAGAAATAATTTTTCATTTGTTATCTTCACTATATTTAATATTGAATCATCATGTGCAGCAGGAAATAAAACTCCATTATCTGGACCTACAAAATAATAATTCCTAGACTTTATAATAATTGCTTTTCTTTCTGTACCTACACCAGGATCTATTACTGTGAGAAATATAGTATTTTTTCTAAAATATTTATACGAGGTATAAAGAAGATATGCCCCAGAGATTATATTAAAGTTATTAGCATTTGGAGTTATATAAGTTATGGAGGCGTTAGAATTTATTCTTTTTATTACACCTTCCATAACTCCGTTATAATTATCAGAAATTCCAAAATCAGTTAGAATTGCTATTTGCGGATTCATTTTTTTCCACCAAGAGTTCAAGGTAGGATTTTCTCTCTACTTCTACATTTATATTATATTTTTTTATAAAATCATTTATATATTGTAATAACCTATTTTCATCTGAATTTATTCCTTCTATTTCTATAAAATCACCTAATCCCTCTACTTTATCTAAACATATGTTAAAGTTATTATCTATAAACGTGTGACGCTCTTTAGATACTGAATATACAGGATAAAAATCTAACTTCTGCAAAATTTTTAACATAGCGTTTTCGTCGTTTATTACTACAGTTATCTCTTCTCTGGATTTACTTTTGGACGAAATTTTAGGTCCTTTATATGTAATTTCTGCTGTATCATTTACTTTTCTTATTCGTAATGCCTCATCAGTTTCCTTAAAATTTCTAAATTTCGAGTTTAAATATATATCAGTCTGCTTTTCTACTCCTACATATTTCATCTGATCATTGAGAAGCTTATTTTTAAGTTCTTCTATAGAGATACCTTTAAGTTTTAATTTTACCTCTCTTTCTATTACATCTGGCATAATGAGTACTATTGATAGTTATATAAACGAGTATAAAGAATTATTTAAGTACTCTCCAACATTAAGAGCTAAAGAACTTTCAATTAAGTATGGATTTCTTGATTATATGGTAGAAAGATATCTTGACATTTTTAAAGAGAAAACTGAAGATTTTCTAGAGTCTTGTAGTTATCCATTAATAAAAAGTATACGATGCAATACTTTAAAAATAGAATGTAATGAACTAATAAGAAGACTGGACGAAAAGGGTTTTATCTTAGATAGAGTAAACTGGATTAATTATGGTTTTATTGTCAGAGAAAGGCCTAAAAAACCGTCATTAGGCTCAACTTTAGAATATATGGAAGGATATTATTATATTCAAAGTTTATCTTCCATGGTTCCAGCAGAGGTTTTACATCCTAGTAAGGACGACATTGTACTAGATATGGCTGCTGCTCCGGGTAGTAAAACAACTCAAATGGCACAATTAATGAACAATGAGGGTCTAATAATAGCAGTAGAGAAATTCAGATCTAGAATCAAATCATTAATGTCTAACATAAATAGACTTGGAGTTAGTAATACGATAATAGTAAATATGGACGCAAGAGATTTAATATATCATAATATAAATTTTTCAAAAATATTGTTAGATGCTCCATGTTCTGGAGAAGGTTTAATTCCCGAAGATCCTCAAAGAAGAACTCGAACAAAACCTGAAGATCTTTATAAACTTAGTTTAGTTCAATTACAATTATTATATACTGCATTTATGCTATTACAGGATAATGGAGATCTTGTATATTCTACGTGTAGTATAGCCCCAGAAGAAAATGAGTTCATCATAAATTATGCAGTAGAAGAGCTGGGAATGAAAACAGTAAAAATAGATAAAATACCTGGAGATGAAGGAATAACAGAGTTTAACGGAATAAAATTTTCTAACGATGTTAAAAACTGTATTAGATTATATCCGCATAAGCATAAAACAGAGGGATTTTTCATTTGTCATCTAAAAAAGAAATAAAGTTTAAAATTATTGATTATAGGGAATTATATGAATATATTTCTTTATTATCTAAAGATTACAACTGTTTGTTTGATATAGACTTTTTTAAGAGATATAATATCATTAAGTCATATAATGCTAATTTTAGTCAAATTTTTCTTATTAGTAGTAAAAAAATACCGAATATAGTATTAGATGAACTAAATATATATTCACCTGGAATTTCAATTTTAAAAATATCAAATAAAGTTATATTACCACAATTACCTCTAGGAAATTTAATGGTAAAATATTGTAAAAATAAGTTATCTTTACCAGAACCAATATTAATGAAAATATTATATGGAAAAGATGTAGAAGTTAGAGAGAAATATAGGTTTAAATATGCATTATTAATATCGAAATATAATGAGTTCTTGGGTTTTATAAAAATAAAACAGCATAGAAATGGTAGCAAGATAATACCAGAAAAAGATATAGGATGGTATTTAAGGGAGAGTGGATAAATATAAATTAGCTAAATCATATCTTATTGTTTTAGTAGGTGAAGTAAATTGGCAGATCAAATAGAAGAAAAGAAGAAGACGAAAGGTATTAGTGATTTATCTGGAGTAGGTCAAGCAATATTGAATAAGTTGAATGATTCGGGTTACTCTTCACTTGAATCTATTGCAGTTGCGTCGCCTCAAGATCTTAGCACTGCAGCCGGTATACCTTTAACTACTGCGCAGAGACTAATAAGAGAAGCTCGTGAAGCATTAGATATTAGATTTAAAACCGCATTAGAAGTTAAGAAAGAAAGAGCTAACGTTAGAAAAATAACTACAAGTAGTCAAGCATTAGACGGATTATTGGGCGGGGGAATAGAAACTAGAACAATGACAGAATTTTTCGGAGAATTTGGATCTGGAAAAACTCAAATATGTCATCAAGTATCTGTAAATGTTCAATTACCTCCAGAAAAAGGAGGTCTTTCAGGAAAGGCAGTTTACATAGATACAGAGGGTACGTTTAGATGGGAAAGAATCGAAGCCATGGCTAAAGCACAAGGTATAGATCCAGATTCTGCAATGTCTAATATTTATTATATGAGGGCCATAAATACTGATCATCAAATTGCAATAGGAGATGATTTACAAGAGCTTATAAATAAAGATCCGGCGATAAAAGTTGTTATAGTTGATTCAGTTACATCGCATTTCAGAGCAGAATATGTTGGAAGAGAAAATTTAGCAGTAAGACAACAGAAATTAAATAAACATTTACACCAGCTAGTTAGATTGGCAGAAGTGTATGAACTAGCTGTAATAGTAACAAATCAAGTTATGTCGAGGCCAGATATGTTCTACGGAGATCCTACAGTTGCCGTAGGTGGCCATACATTATATCATACACCAGGTATAAGGGTTCAAGTAAAGAAAAGCAGAGGAAATAGAAGAATAGCTAGAATGGTTGACGCGCCTCATTTACCTGAAGGAGAAGTAGTATTTGCAATTACTGAGGAAGGAATAAGAGATGCTGAAGACTAAAAAACTATTAATTTCTTAAGTAATTAGTCCTTATATGAAAATTCTTTGGGCTCCTTGGAGATCTACATATGTATCTAACTCATCTAAAAATAAATTATCTGAATGTGTATTTTGCGATGTAATAAAGAAATCTGATGATAGGGAAAATCTTATAGTCTATAGAGGATCAAAATCTTATATAATACTTAATAAATTTCCTTATAATCCAGGCCATTTAATGGTGGTTCCATATAGGCATCTTTCTTCAATAGAACTATTAGATGACGAAGAGTATAAGGAGATTTTCTATCTTGTTAAAAAATCTTTATCAGCTTTACGAAAGCTATACTCGCCAGATGGGTTTAATGTTGGAATAAATATAGGTAGAAGCGCAGGTGCAGGTATAGAATCACATGTACATGTCCATATAGTACCTCGATGGAATGGCGATGCTAATTTTATGCCTATAATTTCTAACACAAAAGTTATTTCTGATACATTGGATAATACATATATAAAACTAAGTAAAATGTTAAGTGAACATAATGAAGAAGCTCTCGATCACTGAATAGTGATGTAGGCAGGGTTTTCCTGATGGATTATAATATTCTTCAACAAAAAATAGTAAAAATAAAGGAGTCTATATCTCCGTTTATTCATGAGACTCCGTTAGATTATTCATATACCTTTTCACAAATGATAGGATCTAACATATATTTGAAAATGGAAAACTTGCAAAAAACTGGATCTTTTAAGGTGAGAGGAGCATTTAGTAAGTTAATGAGTCTTTCTTCTTCAGAAAAAGAAAAAGGCGTTATCGCAGTTTCTGCCGGAAATCATGCTCAAGGAGTAGCATATGCATCAAGTGTATTAGGAATAAAATCTATAGTTGTGATGCCAGAAACTGCACCTATTTCTAAGTACTTAGCTACGAAAGGCTATGGAGCTAACGTAATCCTCTACGGTAAGTATTTACATGAAAGCATGCAGAAAGCTCAGGAGATTATTAGAGACACTGGTTCAATACTTATTCATCCATATGACGATATTAATGTGATTTTGGGCCAAGGAACTCTTGGCGTAGAACTTTATAATCAATCCCCAGACTATGTTGTAGTTCCTATAGGTGGAGGAGGTTTAATATCTGGAATAAGTATAGCTCTAAAAACTAAGTATAAAAATACTAAAATTATAGGTGTACAGTCTTATGCTTCTTCTTCATTGAAGATATCTAAAGACTTAGGAAGATTAACAGAAGTAGAACCTTCATTTTCAATTGCTGATGGAATACTAGTAAAATCTCCATCAAAAACAACTTTTGAAATTATAAATGATCTTGTAGATGATATCGTATTAGTTGATGATGATGAAATATCTAATGCTATAGTATTATTACTAGAAAGAAATAAAACATTAGTAGAAGGTGCTGGAGCAGCAAGTTTAGCTGCTTTGATATCAGGAAAAATAAAAATACCTTATGGAAAAAAAGTAATTCCTATATTAAGTGGTGGAAATATTGACTTGTCGTTAATGACACAAATAGTAGATAAAATGCTCTACAAAACTAAAAGAATAGTTAAAATAAGAGTGATAGTTCCAGATAAACCAGGGTATTTGAATAAAGTACTTACATATATTACGCAAATAAGAGGTAATATAATAGACGTCATTCATGATAGAATAAGTAGCGATGTACCTCCTGGTTACACTAAGATTTATGTAATGTTCGAAATTTCCAATATAGAGATGCTAAGTAGCTTTTTGTATGGACTATCCAAAGAAGGGATAGAAGCTAAGATAATAGATTAAGACAATAATATTTAAATATAGAAACTTATAATTTTTTATGTGACCCAAATGGAATTTATTATTTAGGCCCAGAAGGTAGTTTTTCACATCAAGCGTCTACGTTGCTAAGTGGAAAGCTGATTCCAAAGCCTACTATAAAAGATATATTCGTTGCAGTGAATAATAGTTTAGACGCATTGGGCGTAGTCCCAGTAGAGAATAGTATAGAAGGGCCAGTTAATGAGACATTAGATAACCTATTTGCTTTCGACGGAATATATTCCGTATATTCTATAGAAATTCAAATAGATCTTGTATTAGCGTCTAAGAGTGATTTAAGTAAAGTAAAGAAAATATATTCGCATAATCATGCTATAAGGGAGGCGCAAAATAATTTAGAAAAGCTCGGAGTAACTAATTTTGTTCCAGTAGAAAGCACATCTAAGGCAGCATTAATGGCTAATAATGATAGAGAATCAGCCGCAATATGCTCTAGTTTTGCAGCTAAATTGTATAATCTAGAGATCTTATATGATAAAATTCAGGATGGAGTAAATATTACAAAATTTTTAGTAATTTCTAAAAAAATGAGAACAGATGGTAATAAGGCCATATTCCTATTTACCGTACCTCATAAACCAGGAGGTTTGTATAGAGTTATAGAAAAGTTTTATTTAAAAAATATAAACCTTACGATGATATATTCTAGGCCTCTGCGTAATACACCTTGGAATTATTATTTCTATCTAGAATTCGAAAATTTCGATAATCTATCAACATTGGAAAAAGATGTAAGAGAAGTAGTAATAGAACTTAAAAATAAAGGCAGTTATACTAAACTTACATGACTATTCCTGGCTTTAAATTATCTAAACTATATAGCAACATATAGCTTTTTGCGCCTGTTATATTTATTGCATGTCTAGCCGCTTCATTAATCACCTTTTTATCTTTTCCATGTAGCATACAGTAGCATAAATAATCCCAAGGTTTATTGCTTTCACGCAATACAACATGTGTAGCTTCGTATAACTCTTCAGCTATTTTAATGCAAGAATATTCTTCATTCTCAGTATTAATAAGTAACATGGCATTGTCTTTTATTCCTACTTTCTCACCGTTTAATGTAGCTCCATAATCTTTTATTACATGAATCTTTTTTAAATCATTAATTAGTTCTATAAGGTCTTCTTCACTATATCCAAATTTTTTTGCTATTTCCATAAAAGGCCTTTCGTTTATAGGTAACGGCATAGATAGATACTTTAATAATTCTTTACTTATACCTATTTCATCAGCTGTAGGTATTTTATCTGGTATTCCTTCTGATTTGCTCCAGGATATTCCTTTAATTATATCATATTTTACACTTAATTTTAGATTTTTCTTAGAATAAAGTATTACATAATCTCTGGCTCCAGCTTCTTCCATTAGACGTTCTATGTTTCCATTTAATTTCTCCCTAGATTCTGCTTTTATGACGAGCCATACATTATATTTTGGATGATTCCTGATAAAATTATGAGTTAATTCCCTTATTCCAAGAGACATTTTCCTATATTTTTCAAGACCATCTAATGGTATATCTGCTGCTACTAGTGCTCCTTCCATGCCTTTGGCTCTAAAATTAACATACATTCCTACTCTCTTTACTATCTCATTATCTATAAGATCTTTAACTCTATTAATAACATAATTTTCAGATAAATTAAGCTTATCAGCTATTTTTTCGTATGGTCTAGCATCTATCGGAAAATTATATTCTAGTTCCATTAATAACCTTTTATCGATATCAGATATTTCCATAAGATGATATTCGTAATTAAAAATAAAAACTTAGCCTAGACCGAGTTTAATAAGAATACCTCTGGCTGCTAGAACTCCAGTAGCTGCTGCTACGTTAATGCCTCTAGATAATCCAACACCGTCTCCTGCCACGTATAGATTATCTACCACAGTCTCCATATTTCTGTCTACCACAGCTTTCATACTATAGTATTTTATCTCTGGAGCATAGAGTAAAGTGTTAGAAGAATATATGCCTGACGCTATATTATCTAATCTTTCTAAACCTTCTATTAGATCTGAGACGACTCTATAAGGTAATCCCATACTTATATCTCCAGGTGTAACGTCTTTAAGTGTTGGTTTAACAGTAGATCTACCTATTCTTTCCCATGTACTTCTTCTGCCCTTTTCAAAATCTATTAATCTTTGTAGTATAGGTTTTTCTCCTCCTAGTCTTGTCATTAATCTAGCAATGCTTTTGCCATATTCTATTGTATCTTCTAACGGGTCTGATAGTTTTATAGTAGTTAGAAATGCAAAATTTGTATTATTACTTTTTTTATCTACGTAAGTTTCTCCATTAACTCCTATGGTTCCATCATCATATACTTCCTTCATTATAAAACCTCTAGGATTTACGCAAAACGTCCTTACTTTATCATCATATTTCCTTGTGTACATTACTATCTTCGGATCCCATACAGCTGATGTAAGTTCTTCTGTAATGAATGACTCTACTTCTACTCTAACGCCTATATCTAAAGGACCTGGCATCATATCAATTCCTAGTTTTTTACTTTGGTCATAAAACCATTTAGCACCAGATCTGCCA
This genomic window contains:
- a CDS encoding DUF99 family protein, producing MLVSGIDDGYFPVKYKGKKGKAPLVSVTYNDYKLIDVDVDFIYVDGDEATIKFNNLRRGDVSILYSIIVGGFNYIIPSGKYIIFYGKKPNITEIDRALKLHFDDKRREVILYYISNLIKVPTKKGSVYINTNLEISKAIDIIEFYQVNSKYPEPIQTAHVIGKGIGQHVNSS
- a CDS encoding hotdog domain-containing protein produces the protein METYYNVFPWHTNHFGTLHGGIYMSWMIDSAGILMSSISQGNYLLASVDYIYLFKPARLGDILRIVALPKASWKSSVEIEVKGCIKRGEKEELASAALMTYVAVDENNKPRKLEIKIPADTEANIRKEKRMERKKRISVDYDEPLKYASFVKSYIRTIYPEHGFGNGILYAGKMYTMLDEALAIVAKLYSKGNTFTASAGSADFITPVRIGDILEIQGAVQYTGNTSLDVGAKVYAINHFTSEKRLVTSTTFSFVAIDENGKPRNIPKLIPANDKEKVIVDNDLKEREERIKLSKKIQEELTC
- a CDS encoding nicotinamide-nucleotide adenylyltransferase; this encodes MLRALYPGRFQPFHLGHLSVIKWSLEKADQIIILIGSSQESHTLSNPFTAGERIEMIKTALEEYEIDSSRYFLIPIPDILMNSVWAYHVKTYVPSFNLVIARNPLVIRLFKEANLAVEEPPIFNREKYNSTLIRKMIITGEEWKELVPNSVYTYIKSIKGDERLKEIAGTDKRW
- a CDS encoding SAM hydrolase/SAM-dependent halogenase family protein, which codes for MNPQIAILTDFGISDNYNGVMEGVIKRINSNASITYITPNANNFNIISGAYLLYTSYKYFRKNTIFLTVIDPGVGTERKAIIIKSRNYYFVGPDNGVLFPAAHDDSILNIVKITNEKLFLSREISRTFHGRDIFAAVAAFLSLGIDLETFGNKLNMNEIEKLEFIQTKNNNIICGNVIYIDHFGNVATSIKERINNIRYVLINSNKFNIRYVNTFGEGKKGELLAYKNGYGFLEIGINMGNASELIKAKIGDKICLELSIQEDFSHFT
- the cyaB gene encoding class IV adenylate cyclase, translating into MPDVIEREVKLKLKGISIEELKNKLLNDQMKYVGVEKQTDIYLNSKFRNFKETDEALRIRKVNDTAEITYKGPKISSKSKSREEITVVINDENAMLKILQKLDFYPVYSVSKERHTFIDNNFNICLDKVEGLGDFIEIEGINSDENRLLQYINDFIKKYNINVEVERKSYLELLVEKNESANSNSN
- a CDS encoding RsmB/NOP family class I SAM-dependent RNA methyltransferase yields the protein MMSTIDSYINEYKELFKYSPTLRAKELSIKYGFLDYMVERYLDIFKEKTEDFLESCSYPLIKSIRCNTLKIECNELIRRLDEKGFILDRVNWINYGFIVRERPKKPSLGSTLEYMEGYYYIQSLSSMVPAEVLHPSKDDIVLDMAAAPGSKTTQMAQLMNNEGLIIAVEKFRSRIKSLMSNINRLGVSNTIIVNMDARDLIYHNINFSKILLDAPCSGEGLIPEDPQRRTRTKPEDLYKLSLVQLQLLYTAFMLLQDNGDLVYSTCSIAPEENEFIINYAVEELGMKTVKIDKIPGDEGITEFNGIKFSNDVKNCIRLYPHKHKTEGFFICHLKKK
- the radA gene encoding DNA repair and recombination protein RadA translates to MADQIEEKKKTKGISDLSGVGQAILNKLNDSGYSSLESIAVASPQDLSTAAGIPLTTAQRLIREAREALDIRFKTALEVKKERANVRKITTSSQALDGLLGGGIETRTMTEFFGEFGSGKTQICHQVSVNVQLPPEKGGLSGKAVYIDTEGTFRWERIEAMAKAQGIDPDSAMSNIYYMRAINTDHQIAIGDDLQELINKDPAIKVVIVDSVTSHFRAEYVGRENLAVRQQKLNKHLHQLVRLAEVYELAVIVTNQVMSRPDMFYGDPTVAVGGHTLYHTPGIRVQVKKSRGNRRIARMVDAPHLPEGEVVFAITEEGIRDAED
- a CDS encoding HIT family protein, with protein sequence MKILWAPWRSTYVSNSSKNKLSECVFCDVIKKSDDRENLIVYRGSKSYIILNKFPYNPGHLMVVPYRHLSSIELLDDEEYKEIFYLVKKSLSALRKLYSPDGFNVGINIGRSAGAGIESHVHVHIVPRWNGDANFMPIISNTKVISDTLDNTYIKLSKMLSEHNEEALDH
- the ilvA gene encoding threonine ammonia-lyase, whose product is MDYNILQQKIVKIKESISPFIHETPLDYSYTFSQMIGSNIYLKMENLQKTGSFKVRGAFSKLMSLSSSEKEKGVIAVSAGNHAQGVAYASSVLGIKSIVVMPETAPISKYLATKGYGANVILYGKYLHESMQKAQEIIRDTGSILIHPYDDINVILGQGTLGVELYNQSPDYVVVPIGGGGLISGISIALKTKYKNTKIIGVQSYASSSLKISKDLGRLTEVEPSFSIADGILVKSPSKTTFEIINDLVDDIVLVDDDEISNAIVLLLERNKTLVEGAGAASLAALISGKIKIPYGKKVIPILSGGNIDLSLMTQIVDKMLYKTKRIVKIRVIVPDKPGYLNKVLTYITQIRGNIIDVIHDRISSDVPPGYTKIYVMFEISNIEMLSSFLYGLSKEGIEAKIID
- a CDS encoding prephenate dehydratase; its protein translation is MYYLGPEGSFSHQASTLLSGKLIPKPTIKDIFVAVNNSLDALGVVPVENSIEGPVNETLDNLFAFDGIYSVYSIEIQIDLVLASKSDLSKVKKIYSHNHAIREAQNNLEKLGVTNFVPVESTSKAALMANNDRESAAICSSFAAKLYNLEILYDKIQDGVNITKFLVISKKMRTDGNKAIFLFTVPHKPGGLYRVIEKFYLKNINLTMIYSRPLRNTPWNYYFYLEFENFDNLSTLEKDVREVVIELKNKGSYTKLT
- a CDS encoding Lrp/AsnC family transcriptional regulator; this translates as MEISDIDKRLLMELEYNFPIDARPYEKIADKLNLSENYVINRVKDLIDNEIVKRVGMYVNFRAKGMEGALVAADIPLDGLEKYRKMSLGIRELTHNFIRNHPKYNVWLVIKAESREKLNGNIERLMEEAGARDYVILYSKKNLKLSVKYDIIKGISWSKSEGIPDKIPTADEIGISKELLKYLSMPLPINERPFMEIAKKFGYSEEDLIELINDLKKIHVIKDYGATLNGEKVGIKDNAMLLINTENEEYSCIKIAEELYEATHVVLRESNKPWDYLCYCMLHGKDKKVINEAARHAINITGAKSYMLLYSLDNLKPGIVM
- a CDS encoding NAD(P)/FAD-dependent oxidoreductase — encoded protein: MYDVVIIGGGPAGLFAAYELAKSISEGHNYKILLVDKGVRASKRNCPLLSPKEKCTFCTPCHINYGIGGAGTFSSGIINLRPDIGGELQELLRSWDNAQELINYVDDILVKFGAPKDRLFKPNMEKVKEIQKRSAKAGAEFIPILQRHIGTDKSPEVIENITNYIEKLGIGISELTDVFSIEKRGDSFNLKTNKGEIETKLLLVAPGRSGAKWFYDQSKKLGIDMMPGPLDIGVRVEVESFITEELTSAVWDPKIVMYTRKYDDKVRTFCVNPRGFIMKEVYDDGTIGVNGETYVDKKSNNTNFAFLTTIKLSDPLEDTIEYGKSIARLMTRLGGEKPILQRLIDFEKGRRSTWERIGRSTVKPTLKDVTPGDISMGLPYRVVSDLIEGLERLDNIASGIYSSNTLLYAPEIKYYSMKAVVDRNMETVVDNLYVAGDGVGLSRGINVAAATGVLAARGILIKLGLG